From Halanaeroarchaeum sulfurireducens, a single genomic window includes:
- a CDS encoding GNAT family N-acetyltransferase — protein MTTPNSYPETAAGPFPEPPVEFTDRNDRPVTVRPFEDDFESVVEMYDQFNPADRAQGIPPIGEEEIRNWLDRLFDEGCLNVVAVSDGDVVGHAALVEDAEAGYELAIFVHQDFQGSGIGTRLLRTLLGHGQANGVEKVWLTVERWNRPAVELYEKVGFERAETEGCELRMTIRLDT, from the coding sequence ATGACGACGCCAAATTCGTACCCCGAGACCGCGGCAGGCCCGTTCCCGGAGCCACCGGTCGAATTCACGGATCGAAACGACCGGCCGGTCACGGTGCGGCCCTTCGAGGACGATTTCGAGAGCGTAGTGGAGATGTACGACCAATTCAACCCGGCGGATCGGGCCCAGGGGATTCCACCGATCGGCGAAGAGGAGATACGGAACTGGCTGGATCGACTGTTCGATGAAGGGTGTCTGAACGTCGTGGCCGTCTCGGACGGCGACGTCGTCGGCCACGCGGCGCTCGTCGAGGACGCCGAGGCCGGCTACGAGCTTGCGATCTTCGTCCATCAGGACTTCCAGGGATCGGGCATCGGAACACGGCTGTTGCGGACGCTCCTCGGCCACGGCCAGGCGAACGGTGTCGAGAAGGTCTGGCTCACCGTCGAGCGGTGGAACCGCCCGGCGGTCGAGCTGTACGAGAAAGTCGGCTTCGAGCGGGCGGAAACGGAGGGCTGCGAACTGCGCATGACCATCAGGCTGGATACCTGA
- a CDS encoding LeuD/DmdB family oxidoreductase small subunit → MVDAHTTEEIALKVREGMEMERDLSNLEGSAWHTGDGVSTDLIAPGRYFDLRSDIVKLAEHTLEDADLVTTDEDFMEAMEPGDFVLGGENFGQGSSREHAPAIIEMAGVSAVIAESVARIFYRNCVNVGLPIITCDTSQFDEGDELQVDLIEGEIHDKTKDLTVEIDPLPDVMMTILEDGGLKPHVEEHRELKVE, encoded by the coding sequence ATGGTCGACGCACACACCACGGAAGAAATCGCGCTCAAGGTCCGGGAGGGCATGGAGATGGAACGCGATCTCTCGAACCTCGAGGGCTCGGCCTGGCACACCGGCGACGGTGTCTCCACGGACCTGATCGCGCCGGGTCGGTACTTCGACCTGCGCTCGGACATCGTGAAGCTCGCCGAGCACACCCTCGAAGACGCCGACCTCGTCACCACCGACGAGGACTTCATGGAGGCCATGGAGCCCGGCGACTTCGTTCTCGGCGGAGAGAACTTCGGTCAGGGATCCTCTCGCGAGCACGCGCCGGCCATCATCGAGATGGCGGGCGTCTCCGCGGTCATCGCGGAGTCGGTCGCACGGATCTTCTACCGCAACTGCGTGAACGTCGGCCTGCCGATCATCACCTGTGACACCTCGCAGTTCGACGAGGGCGACGAGCTTCAGGTAGACCTGATCGAGGGAGAGATCCACGACAAGACGAAGGATCTGACCGTCGAGATCGATCCGCTGCCGGACGTCATGATGACGATCCTCGAGGACGGTGGCCTCAAGCCCCACGTCGAGGAGCACCGCGAGCTGAAGGTGGAGTAG
- a CDS encoding 3-isopropylmalate dehydratase large subunit — protein MGQTMTQKILSEHAGQDVTPGDTVTVDVDKALLQDGTGPLTVRQLRDMDMEQTAIPEGTVVFLDHQAPPMNADMANEHDLLRDFVKNTGAQLSDVGDGICHQVMTFDYTAPRDILIGADSHTVTGGAVGALATGMGSTDVGVGFATGQTWMRVPDTDEVRLEGELGEGVYAKDLILQIIGDRGADGANYRSMEFVGPLVDDLRIDERMTISNMVVEAGAKSGIFPSDETTKEFYEDRGRADEWEAIEPDEDAEYQMELTYDVSELEPQVAYPHQVDNVVPVSDDRVQDVPIDQAFLGSCTNGRLEDLRIAADILEASGMEINDDTRLIVNPASREIYEQAMEEGVFEVLNEAGAAINTPGCGICYGGHQGALADGENAIGANNRNFKGRFGNPESDVYLGSPATVAASAIKGEITDPREVLP, from the coding sequence ATGGGACAGACAATGACCCAGAAGATTTTGAGTGAGCACGCAGGCCAAGACGTAACACCGGGCGATACCGTCACGGTGGACGTCGACAAGGCGCTGCTGCAGGATGGTACGGGCCCGCTGACGGTCCGCCAGCTGCGAGACATGGACATGGAACAGACCGCCATTCCGGAGGGAACCGTGGTCTTCCTCGACCACCAGGCTCCGCCGATGAACGCGGATATGGCGAACGAACACGACCTGCTTCGTGACTTCGTGAAGAACACCGGCGCCCAGCTTAGCGATGTGGGCGACGGTATTTGTCACCAGGTCATGACGTTCGATTACACCGCGCCGCGCGACATCCTCATCGGCGCGGACTCCCACACCGTGACCGGCGGGGCCGTCGGTGCCCTCGCCACGGGCATGGGGAGTACGGACGTCGGCGTCGGGTTTGCCACCGGGCAGACCTGGATGCGCGTCCCCGACACCGACGAGGTGCGCCTCGAGGGCGAACTCGGAGAGGGTGTCTACGCCAAGGACCTCATTCTCCAGATCATCGGAGATCGCGGTGCCGACGGCGCGAACTATCGGTCGATGGAGTTCGTCGGCCCCCTGGTCGACGACCTCCGCATCGACGAGCGGATGACCATCTCGAACATGGTGGTCGAGGCCGGCGCGAAGTCCGGCATCTTCCCCTCGGACGAGACGACCAAGGAGTTCTACGAGGATCGCGGCCGTGCCGACGAGTGGGAAGCGATCGAACCCGACGAGGACGCCGAGTACCAGATGGAGTTGACGTACGACGTCAGCGAGCTGGAACCCCAGGTCGCCTACCCCCACCAGGTGGACAACGTGGTCCCGGTCTCCGACGACCGCGTCCAGGACGTCCCGATCGACCAGGCCTTCCTCGGCTCCTGTACGAACGGTCGACTCGAGGACCTTCGGATCGCCGCCGACATTCTCGAAGCTTCGGGCATGGAGATCAACGACGACACGCGCCTCATCGTGAACCCCGCCTCGCGCGAGATCTACGAGCAGGCGATGGAAGAGGGCGTCTTCGAAGTCCTCAACGAGGCTGGCGCCGCCATCAACACGCCTGGCTGTGGCATCTGTTACGGTGGCCACCAGGGCGCACTCGCCGACGGCGAGAACGCGATCGGCGCGAACAATCGCAACTTCAAGGGTCGCTTCGGGAACCCCGAGTCCGACGTCTACCTCGGGAGTCCCGCCACGGTCGCCGCCAGTGCGATCAAGGGTGAAATCACCGATCCCCGGGAGGTGCTCCCCTAA
- a CDS encoding 30S ribosomal protein S6e: MATFNVVVSDPDSGQSVTREIDGQDANRFMGREIGDEVDGSAVDLDGFTVEITGGSDDAGRPLRPDVRGPALKEILLTGGTGYNPTREGERRRVTVRGREISDAVAQLNVKISEGDGDRLVAMGVEEPEEEAADDDEDESDDAE; this comes from the coding sequence ATGGCTACGTTCAACGTCGTCGTCTCGGACCCCGACTCCGGGCAATCGGTGACCCGCGAGATCGACGGGCAGGACGCGAATCGATTCATGGGACGCGAGATCGGTGACGAGGTCGATGGGAGCGCCGTGGACCTCGATGGGTTCACCGTCGAAATCACCGGCGGATCGGACGACGCGGGTCGTCCACTCCGACCCGACGTCCGCGGCCCCGCGCTCAAGGAGATCCTGCTCACCGGCGGGACCGGCTACAACCCGACCCGCGAGGGCGAGCGCCGACGCGTGACCGTTCGCGGTCGCGAGATTTCCGACGCCGTTGCCCAGCTCAATGTCAAAATCTCCGAGGGCGACGGCGATCGGCTCGTCGCAATGGGTGTCGAAGAGCCCGAAGAGGAGGCCGCGGATGACGACGAAGACGAATCCGACGACGCGGAGTAA
- a CDS encoding sensor histidine kinase, producing MKDLKRHRIGLKATVNLLAVLVLLTLSVGSTVWLIEGQTRRLSTLHQFLLALEVLGLIAVGAMAYLFHVRVLSPLKTLTRDAVAIADGDLDREIEQVNRDDEIGSLTRAVQEMRDQLFDHIEETKTFERAVEETGNAVVITDSNETIEYVNPAFERITGYSEAEALGKTPRILASGETDEEVYEDMWETISAGETWKGELVNRRKTGERQYVQQTIAPIERDGGSTEKYVSISANVTDQKLRNQVLEVFNRVLRHNLRNRVNVVTGNAELVRDRYARRLEQVADDIRASTAAPDGGAVEPDVDMANLAETVDEIAESVHEHTDMVVEAGLRLQELNEKASKADTVTQFTEESGGEQPLSEHLRTERDRVQQEFPEGNITLSIPDAPTIPCKESMRTALSELIENAVEHNDTDEPHVDLTMDVRSESVVVTVADDGPGIPEHERAVLREGEETPLSHGSGLGLWLVYWIVTMNGGRLQIEDREPRGTAVKLFLPLPRGGTETVADGAGND from the coding sequence ATGAAGGATCTAAAACGGCATCGAATCGGCTTGAAAGCGACAGTGAATCTGCTCGCGGTCCTCGTCTTGCTCACGCTGAGCGTTGGAAGTACGGTCTGGCTGATCGAGGGGCAGACGAGACGGCTGAGTACCCTCCACCAGTTCCTTCTCGCGCTCGAGGTTTTAGGGCTGATTGCCGTCGGGGCGATGGCCTATCTGTTTCACGTCAGGGTCCTCTCCCCTCTCAAGACACTGACGCGGGACGCCGTCGCCATCGCCGACGGAGACCTCGACAGGGAGATCGAACAGGTCAATCGAGACGACGAAATCGGGAGTCTCACCCGTGCAGTCCAGGAAATGCGTGATCAACTCTTCGACCACATCGAGGAGACCAAAACGTTCGAGCGGGCCGTCGAGGAGACCGGGAACGCGGTGGTCATCACCGATTCGAACGAGACGATCGAGTACGTCAACCCGGCCTTCGAACGAATTACGGGCTACTCCGAGGCGGAGGCGCTCGGAAAAACCCCGCGCATCCTCGCCTCGGGCGAGACCGACGAGGAGGTCTACGAGGACATGTGGGAGACGATTTCGGCGGGCGAGACCTGGAAAGGGGAGCTCGTCAACCGCCGCAAGACGGGAGAGCGACAGTACGTCCAACAGACCATCGCCCCCATCGAAAGGGACGGCGGCTCGACGGAGAAATACGTCTCCATCAGTGCGAACGTCACCGACCAGAAACTGCGCAACCAGGTCCTCGAGGTCTTCAATCGCGTCCTGCGACACAACCTCCGCAACCGGGTGAACGTCGTCACGGGCAACGCGGAACTCGTCCGAGACAGGTACGCGAGACGGCTGGAGCAGGTCGCCGACGACATCCGGGCGTCGACCGCCGCCCCCGACGGCGGGGCCGTCGAACCGGACGTGGATATGGCCAACCTCGCCGAGACCGTCGATGAGATCGCCGAATCGGTCCACGAACACACAGATATGGTCGTCGAGGCGGGGCTACGTCTCCAGGAGCTCAACGAGAAGGCAAGCAAGGCCGATACTGTCACACAATTCACGGAGGAGTCGGGGGGAGAACAGCCCCTGTCAGAACACCTCAGGACAGAACGCGACAGGGTTCAACAGGAGTTTCCCGAGGGAAATATCACGCTCTCGATTCCGGACGCGCCGACGATCCCGTGCAAAGAATCGATGCGAACGGCCCTCTCCGAATTGATCGAGAACGCCGTCGAACACAACGACACCGACGAGCCCCATGTCGATCTCACGATGGACGTTCGATCGGAAAGCGTCGTCGTCACCGTCGCAGACGACGGTCCGGGTATTCCCGAACACGAGCGTGCGGTCCTCCGCGAAGGCGAGGAGACGCCGCTGTCTCACGGGAGCGGACTCGGTCTCTGGCTCGTCTACTGGATCGTCACGATGAACGGCGGTCGGCTCCAGATCGAGGACAGGGAGCCGCGGGGGACCGCGGTAAAACTCTTTTTGCCACTGCCGAGAGGGGGAACCGAGACGGTCGCCGACGGGGCGGGGAACGACTAG
- a CDS encoding DUF5807 family protein, with the protein MTDDRVAAFLAGDRPDDVALYLAADRVSNLDALLDQPAVHPAGDGALLVVDGETGRSVFQRFTDEDAMAFTGEAMGRDGHVDATLTDGTCPDADGEGDHEPRFVFSFVEEQNEEVGGLYERGDVVHAYAQCSCGTAYSDTWVVDER; encoded by the coding sequence ATGACTGATGACCGGGTCGCGGCGTTCCTCGCTGGCGACCGCCCGGACGACGTCGCCCTCTATCTGGCGGCCGATCGCGTCTCGAATCTCGACGCCCTGCTCGATCAGCCTGCCGTCCACCCCGCCGGTGATGGTGCCCTTCTGGTCGTGGATGGCGAGACCGGTCGGTCGGTCTTTCAGCGCTTCACCGACGAGGACGCGATGGCGTTCACGGGCGAGGCGATGGGACGCGACGGCCACGTCGACGCCACGCTGACGGACGGTACGTGTCCGGACGCGGACGGCGAGGGGGACCACGAGCCGCGATTCGTGTTCTCGTTCGTCGAGGAACAAAACGAGGAGGTCGGAGGACTGTACGAGCGTGGCGACGTCGTCCACGCGTACGCGCAGTGTTCTTGCGGGACGGCCTACTCGGATACGTGGGTCGTCGACGAGCGGTAA
- a CDS encoding universal stress protein, with amino-acid sequence MIDTVVIATDGSACVQRAVRVALDLADRFDATVHALSVVEESEISSAPEDVRDQLRTALEAHCEEAVEGLAADAERPVVTAVREGRPSVEIGAYAREVDADVVATGTRGRHGENRLLVGSVAEQVVRTCPVPVLTVRRLDEGETNEVTG; translated from the coding sequence ATGATCGACACGGTAGTCATCGCGACCGACGGTTCGGCGTGCGTCCAGCGCGCGGTACGGGTCGCCCTCGACCTCGCGGACCGCTTCGACGCCACCGTCCACGCCCTCTCGGTCGTCGAGGAGAGCGAGATCTCCTCGGCGCCCGAGGACGTGCGCGACCAGTTGCGAACGGCACTCGAAGCACACTGCGAGGAGGCCGTCGAAGGGCTGGCGGCGGACGCCGAACGGCCCGTCGTCACCGCAGTCAGAGAGGGGCGTCCCTCGGTGGAGATCGGAGCGTACGCGCGCGAGGTGGACGCCGACGTCGTCGCCACCGGAACGCGCGGCCGTCACGGTGAGAACCGGCTCCTCGTCGGGAGCGTGGCCGAGCAGGTCGTTCGAACCTGCCCAGTCCCCGTGCTCACGGTTCGCCGGTTGGACGAGGGGGAGACCAACGAGGTCACAGGATAG
- the acnA gene encoding aconitate hydratase AcnA, translated as MPDQNPFGAIRDIDIDGSTYKMADLSVLEDEGIIEDADKLPVSIRILLESVIRNADGEMITEEDVENAASWQPDVPDHEVPFTPSRIVLQDLTGVPAVVDLAALRSAADRKDVDPNIVEPEIPADLVIDHSVQVDYYGSESAYDKNVEIEYERNEERYKAIKWANQAFEDFSVVPPGTGIVHQVNLEYLGQVVHEREEDGEDWLLPDTLVGTDSHTPMIGGIGVVGWGVGGIEAEAALLGQPITMKLPEVVGVKLTGEMPEGATATDLVLHVTEKLRQVGVVDRFVEFYGPGVSELTVADRATISNMAPEQGSTISMFPVDEATLDYLELTGRDPDHIDVVQEYLEAQGLFGEQNPEYTVEVELDLGTIEPSLAGPSEPDQRISMGDMKTHFRGLVEGEIDYGDVDGTALDKWLDDGGSAPPLPKADELPVGDLNEKYEIEMPNGRTTEFGHGSIAVSAITSCTNTSNPSVMIAAGLLARNAVEAGIDVPPHVKTSLAPGSRVVTEYLKESELLDDLEALGYHVVGYGCTTCIGNAGPLPDPVEDVIDEQNLWATSVLSGNRNFEARIHPKIRANYLASPPLVVAFGLAGRIDIDLEEDPLGYNPNGEPVYLEDIWPDQEEIHDVMTDSVHKEMFQEKYDAVHEGDENWNALDAPTGDVYDWDEESTYIRDPPFFQDFPIEEPGVDNIQDARCLLTLGDTVTTDHISPAGPFSTEVPAGEWLQEQGVDPSDFNTYGSRRGNHEVMMRGTFANVRIENEMLDGTEGGYTIHHPTDEETTVFDASERYREDGTPLVVMAGTEFGTGSSRDWAAKGTDLLGIEATIAESYERIYRDNLIGMGVLPLQFENGDSWESLGLDGTEEFSIHGLEDGLDVEDELEVVAEDTETGDVTEFDVTAQVGTPAGVKYIENGGVLHLVLRRLLQEELNE; from the coding sequence ATGCCAGACCAGAACCCGTTTGGTGCAATCCGCGATATCGACATCGACGGATCCACGTACAAGATGGCGGATCTCTCCGTCCTGGAGGACGAAGGCATCATCGAGGATGCCGATAAACTCCCGGTGAGCATCCGTATCCTGCTCGAATCCGTCATCCGTAACGCGGACGGCGAGATGATCACCGAAGAGGACGTCGAGAACGCTGCCTCCTGGCAGCCCGACGTCCCCGACCACGAGGTGCCCTTTACCCCCTCACGCATCGTTCTGCAGGACCTCACCGGCGTTCCTGCCGTCGTCGACCTCGCGGCCCTCCGGTCGGCCGCCGACCGCAAGGACGTCGACCCAAATATCGTCGAACCCGAGATCCCCGCCGATCTCGTCATCGACCACAGCGTTCAGGTCGACTACTACGGCTCCGAGAGCGCCTACGACAAGAACGTCGAGATCGAGTACGAGCGCAACGAGGAGCGGTACAAGGCGATCAAGTGGGCCAACCAGGCCTTCGAGGACTTCAGCGTCGTCCCGCCGGGAACGGGCATCGTCCACCAGGTCAACCTCGAGTACCTGGGCCAGGTCGTCCACGAACGCGAGGAGGACGGAGAGGACTGGCTCCTCCCGGACACCCTCGTGGGCACGGACAGCCACACACCCATGATCGGCGGCATCGGCGTGGTCGGCTGGGGCGTCGGCGGCATCGAGGCCGAGGCCGCGCTGCTCGGCCAGCCCATCACGATGAAACTCCCCGAGGTCGTCGGCGTCAAGCTGACCGGCGAGATGCCCGAGGGCGCCACCGCGACTGACCTCGTCCTCCACGTCACCGAGAAGCTGCGCCAGGTCGGCGTGGTCGACCGGTTCGTGGAGTTCTATGGCCCCGGCGTCTCCGAGCTGACCGTCGCCGACCGGGCGACCATCTCAAACATGGCCCCGGAGCAGGGCTCGACCATCAGCATGTTCCCGGTCGACGAGGCCACCCTCGATTACCTGGAACTCACGGGCCGCGACCCCGACCACATCGACGTCGTCCAGGAGTACCTGGAGGCCCAGGGCCTCTTCGGCGAACAGAACCCCGAATACACCGTGGAGGTCGAACTCGACCTCGGCACCATCGAACCCAGCCTCGCGGGTCCGAGCGAGCCGGACCAGCGTATCTCGATGGGCGACATGAAGACGCACTTCCGCGGACTCGTCGAGGGCGAGATCGACTACGGCGACGTGGACGGAACGGCCCTGGACAAGTGGCTGGACGACGGCGGCTCCGCACCGCCGCTCCCGAAGGCCGACGAGCTGCCGGTCGGCGACCTCAACGAGAAGTACGAGATCGAGATGCCCAATGGTCGGACCACCGAGTTCGGTCACGGCTCCATCGCGGTCAGCGCCATCACCAGCTGTACGAACACCTCGAACCCCTCCGTGATGATCGCCGCCGGGCTGCTCGCCCGGAACGCCGTCGAGGCGGGGATCGACGTGCCGCCGCACGTCAAGACCAGCCTCGCACCCGGAAGCCGAGTCGTCACCGAGTACCTCAAGGAGTCCGAGCTGCTCGACGACCTCGAGGCGCTCGGCTACCACGTCGTCGGCTACGGCTGTACGACCTGCATCGGGAACGCCGGGCCGCTGCCCGACCCCGTCGAGGACGTCATCGACGAACAGAACCTCTGGGCGACGAGCGTGCTCTCCGGCAACCGCAACTTCGAGGCGCGCATCCATCCGAAGATCCGCGCCAACTACCTCGCCAGCCCGCCGCTGGTCGTCGCGTTCGGTCTCGCGGGCCGCATCGACATCGACCTGGAGGAGGACCCGCTCGGGTACAACCCCAACGGAGAGCCGGTCTACCTCGAGGACATCTGGCCCGACCAGGAGGAGATCCACGATGTCATGACGGACAGCGTCCACAAGGAGATGTTCCAGGAGAAGTACGACGCCGTCCACGAGGGCGACGAGAACTGGAACGCCCTCGACGCGCCGACCGGCGACGTGTACGACTGGGACGAGGAGTCCACGTACATCCGCGACCCGCCGTTCTTCCAGGACTTCCCCATCGAAGAGCCCGGCGTCGACAATATCCAGGACGCGCGCTGTCTGTTGACCCTCGGCGACACCGTCACCACGGACCACATCAGCCCGGCAGGGCCGTTCAGCACCGAGGTCCCCGCTGGTGAGTGGTTGCAAGAACAGGGCGTGGATCCGTCCGACTTCAACACCTACGGCTCCCGCCGTGGCAACCACGAGGTCATGATGCGCGGGACGTTCGCGAACGTCCGCATCGAAAACGAGATGCTCGATGGAACGGAGGGTGGATACACCATCCACCACCCGACGGACGAGGAGACCACCGTCTTCGATGCCAGCGAGCGCTACCGCGAGGACGGAACCCCGCTGGTCGTGATGGCCGGCACCGAGTTCGGGACGGGCTCCAGTCGCGACTGGGCGGCCAAAGGAACCGACCTCCTCGGCATCGAGGCGACCATCGCCGAGAGTTACGAGCGCATCTATCGCGACAACCTCATCGGCATGGGCGTCCTCCCCCTCCAGTTCGAGAACGGGGACTCCTGGGAGTCGCTGGGCCTGGACGGCACCGAGGAATTCAGCATCCACGGCCTCGAGGATGGCCTCGACGTCGAGGACGAACTCGAAGTCGTTGCCGAGGATACCGAGACCGGCGACGTCACCGAGTTCGACGTGACCGCACAGGTCGGCACGCCGGCCGGCGTCAAATACATCGAGAACGGCGGCGTTCTTCACCTGGTGTTGCGCCGACTGCTCCAGGAGGAGCTGAACGAGTAA
- the msrA gene encoding peptide-methionine (S)-S-oxide reductase MsrA translates to MTRTATVAGGCFWCIEAAMKELDGVQSATSGYAGGSVAEPTYEEVSTGETGHAEAVQVEYDPAIIAYEGLLAVFFTIHDPTTRNRQGPDVGSQYRSAIFTHDEGQREAAERFIRDLEREDAYDGSTIVTEIEPLEAFHEAEAYHQDYYEKHPNDRYCSVYAEPKVEKVREEFVD, encoded by the coding sequence ATGACCCGGACCGCGACGGTCGCCGGCGGCTGTTTCTGGTGTATCGAGGCCGCGATGAAGGAACTCGACGGCGTCCAGTCCGCTACGTCGGGCTACGCGGGTGGGTCGGTCGCGGAACCGACCTACGAGGAGGTTTCCACCGGGGAGACCGGCCACGCGGAGGCCGTTCAGGTGGAGTACGATCCTGCGATCATCGCGTACGAGGGCCTACTCGCCGTTTTCTTCACGATTCACGATCCCACGACGCGAAACCGGCAGGGCCCGGACGTGGGCAGCCAGTACCGCTCGGCCATTTTCACCCACGACGAGGGCCAGCGGGAGGCCGCCGAACGGTTCATTCGGGATCTCGAACGCGAGGACGCGTACGACGGCTCGACGATCGTGACCGAGATCGAACCGCTGGAGGCCTTCCACGAGGCCGAGGCCTACCACCAGGACTACTACGAGAAGCACCCGAACGACCGATATTGCTCCGTGTACGCCGAGCCGAAGGTCGAAAAAGTCCGCGAGGAATTCGTCGACTAG
- a CDS encoding DHH family phosphoesterase — protein sequence MKEWVIDDEDLSLERKSLLPGTGFFVPDDIADRRKDQEIEERATGADVLVVADPDADGLACVAIVREVFGEGALIPASPHELADGIERAAEYGEPGSTVFVCDLAPDHPATIADPLNDLVDHAGAVSWFDHHQWTDDAMAAVEDAGVRLVVGDSDEECTADVAVRALEADVPDYLVELAEVTRDHDLWLQEDERSDDLADYAYWVDPEEYVDVIQEHGVDLPEDVEAFLAERRVEKEALIERAVARADVHKVNGWTVGVTYGRCSQNEVAEALKEQGTDAAVIVKPAGSASIRGSEGFERAHEVARQVDGGGHPRAAGCKPHIYEDMLDYAHHWTTQGATAKRVILDAFERLDREE from the coding sequence ATGAAAGAATGGGTTATCGACGACGAGGACCTCTCCCTCGAACGGAAATCGCTTCTTCCCGGGACGGGGTTTTTCGTCCCCGACGACATCGCCGACAGGCGCAAGGATCAGGAGATCGAAGAGCGGGCGACCGGCGCCGACGTACTGGTCGTCGCCGACCCCGACGCGGACGGACTGGCCTGCGTGGCGATCGTTCGCGAGGTGTTCGGCGAGGGGGCACTGATCCCGGCCAGCCCCCACGAACTGGCGGATGGGATCGAACGAGCCGCGGAATACGGCGAACCGGGATCCACGGTCTTCGTCTGTGACCTCGCGCCCGACCACCCCGCGACCATCGCTGACCCCCTAAACGACCTGGTCGACCACGCTGGAGCGGTTTCGTGGTTCGACCACCACCAGTGGACGGACGACGCGATGGCGGCCGTCGAGGACGCGGGGGTCCGCCTGGTCGTCGGCGACTCCGACGAGGAGTGTACTGCAGACGTTGCCGTCCGCGCCCTCGAGGCCGACGTTCCGGACTACCTCGTCGAACTGGCCGAGGTCACCCGGGATCACGACCTCTGGCTCCAGGAGGACGAGCGCAGCGACGATCTGGCCGACTACGCGTACTGGGTCGATCCGGAGGAGTACGTCGACGTGATTCAGGAACACGGCGTGGACCTCCCCGAGGACGTCGAGGCGTTCCTGGCGGAGCGGCGCGTCGAGAAGGAGGCGCTCATCGAGCGGGCCGTCGCCCGAGCGGACGTCCACAAGGTGAACGGCTGGACGGTCGGCGTGACCTACGGGCGCTGTTCGCAGAACGAGGTGGCCGAGGCGCTCAAAGAGCAGGGGACCGACGCGGCGGTCATCGTCAAACCCGCCGGCAGCGCCAGCATTCGCGGGAGTGAGGGCTTCGAGCGGGCCCACGAGGTCGCCCGGCAGGTGGACGGCGGCGGCCACCCGCGGGCCGCCGGCTGCAAGCCCCACATCTACGAGGATATGCTCGATTACGCCCACCACTGGACGACCCAGGGTGCGACCGCCAAACGGGTCATCCTCGACGCGTTCGAACGGCTCGACCGCGAGGAGTGA
- a CDS encoding universal stress protein — protein sequence MKVLLGIEGGENSIGVLRRTVERAQRAGDDLTVAILEDEGADQSADAFESDVRSTLAEADCEADIRRLEENGGSELVRTAERDGFDRIVLGDGKQTPMEKIRLSHLAEYVLLNSPVTVTLVR from the coding sequence ATGAAGGTGTTGCTCGGCATCGAGGGCGGCGAAAATTCCATCGGGGTCCTGCGACGGACGGTCGAACGCGCCCAGAGGGCCGGTGACGACCTCACCGTCGCGATACTCGAAGATGAAGGGGCAGACCAATCGGCCGACGCGTTCGAATCGGACGTCAGATCGACACTGGCGGAAGCGGACTGCGAGGCGGACATCCGCCGCCTGGAGGAAAACGGGGGCAGCGAACTGGTCCGAACAGCCGAGCGTGACGGATTCGATCGGATCGTCCTCGGCGACGGAAAGCAGACACCCATGGAAAAAATTCGCCTGAGTCACCTCGCCGAGTACGTCCTCCTCAACTCACCCGTAACGGTAACCCTAGTCAGATGA
- a CDS encoding universal stress protein yields MTLAVDMVLVPVDGSEASADAAEYAMTIAERYDADVHVLYVVGDSVARGIEGGDLDRTDIADETLQYVEKIAALADDPDRVQCSMAYGYSTVRKTHHPGSVVLDTAEDLDVDFVVIPRESTTGGQGDVLEKVAEYVLLYASQPVLSV; encoded by the coding sequence ATGACGCTGGCCGTAGACATGGTACTCGTCCCCGTCGACGGGAGCGAGGCCTCCGCCGACGCCGCGGAGTACGCGATGACGATCGCCGAACGCTACGACGCGGACGTGCACGTCCTCTACGTGGTCGGCGATTCCGTCGCGCGCGGAATCGAGGGCGGGGACCTCGACCGAACGGATATCGCGGACGAGACGCTGCAGTACGTCGAAAAGATCGCTGCGTTGGCCGACGATCCCGACCGTGTCCAGTGTTCGATGGCCTACGGCTACTCGACGGTCCGCAAGACCCACCATCCGGGCAGCGTGGTGCTGGATACGGCCGAGGACCTCGACGTTGATTTCGTCGTCATTCCCCGCGAATCGACGACGGGCGGGCAGGGCGACGTCCTGGAGAAGGTCGCAGAATACGTGTTACTCTACGCCAGTCAACCCGTGCTGTCCGTGTAG